From the genome of Desulfobulbaceae bacterium, one region includes:
- a CDS encoding HypC/HybG/HupF family hydrogenase formation chaperone, with translation MCLAIPGKLIAKYENTGLKMGQVDYDGTISNVCLEYVPEIEIGQYTVVHAGFALSVLDEEEARKTLELWQELLEKADQMRNNEQALIRSDDDPLS, from the coding sequence ATGTGTCTTGCCATCCCAGGAAAATTAATCGCAAAGTATGAAAATACCGGCTTGAAAATGGGGCAGGTGGATTATGACGGCACCATTTCCAATGTGTGTTTGGAGTATGTGCCGGAGATCGAGATCGGGCAGTACACTGTGGTCCATGCTGGGTTTGCCCTTTCTGTCCTGGATGAAGAAGAGGCTCGGAAGACGCTCGAGTTGTGGCAGGAGTTGCTGGAGAAGGCCGACCAGATGCGGAATAATGAGCAGGCACTTATCAGGAGCGACGATGACCCGTTATCTTGA